One window from the genome of Garra rufa chromosome 1, GarRuf1.0, whole genome shotgun sequence encodes:
- the wizb gene encoding uncharacterized protein wizb, whose product MEPEDDLSTRDPQDLMSSQGLLPSTSTSLLNCSFLGGLLHCDDMEKGDGNGDSDSPKCFFPTLEHCGKVQRSPRSSAFPSSLTWDSDSEKETLDEEELQHFSNPHGLAAHSPGSPTSGQQEDRFDIDSCQEPLETKHLFIEKIPLAPLGLENQGDVTHKEPKTTDSSLPKRTAKLEQDKVSHLPDTTPKERCQKKKYERKMLNSRGQEEKNTKEPDVYTFPGDSEPESPPPGPWAHCTFIQRRRKKRVILRPFSGLDTWQRTTGTGRRTRGKPSGAKERKKTTKVVGGIFEFTEEKEEKVRGRQRSVVDHQLDGGLSQDIFTCVECSIYFKKRAHLREHMREHGQVGKSGKKWQGGEKDSFSGLTKNAFECIECGLEFVDKVLLLDHQRCHEESRQKILEEIGKLNEGDKRMAEQASCSKASAPVIQESTEVSQFVCLKCNFSSDLPEELAEHAKTHNTRRRAGVSRTSPRFQQKSCKKGQVQSSADDPSALATPPLNKRYPIRASKKSKEAQPETGGQSPQVDSSSISCQSSSATPGEATDQPDNATLLENTDPAEELRQTEEPRTTVANPVEENVPQSQHLMSSLPNPKAAPRRKDVAFKSLGNKRSGRGGRGKPGRTRASTRLDSKSTTTPVMTKQVKILNQTEDKSQKEDIPTPEPEIDPKQDSKTGTEPFANAPDIKANSSSPKKNSKKLEAQEEEHKLKEDKSDSQEKSGENTRVAAKLENDDDDNDDDDDIDEDDEDEEDVVSRLIGALTEEDDEDDDRDGLLKSVERKCPYCPDRFHNGIGLANHVRGHLNRVGVSYNVRHFISPEEVNAIEKKFSYQKKKKKVANFDPSTFSVMRCEFCSAGFDTRAGLSSHARAHLRDFGITNWEVTVSPINILRELFAKHPDLVLPTHTLQSSQEQSSDEEQECMKDMKDEENMTGELATLSSNSPKRRWKEELNISELEGGEEAEDGEEEEEEAQMPITDKLATSQGEKTLFSIEEQSPESKETDGSNLLKCEFCGATFETRRGLSSHARSHLRQLGIGMSENSGAPIDLLYQITKERSSDAHFTGTSPTAESPKKPQHHVPIVPIPSPTKDVETEEGLLDTKPPVPFSIAGSAIKVSSSPNTHSVAGSLPSSPFVKSRSPSPVLRKAPISSLLPVSSPLRSQEHKTLGKNQSTNLSSPNKPFWAPQETDAPLNLTMDMDSKDIICQLCGAWFETRKGLSSHARAHLRHFGIEYSESKGSPIDLLNRFILTDDFKHRANSFLSDGAEDLRSKKTSMTSLLPSTSTSPKRSLPSSPVLYKTATSSLRTTVGSKATSSSTHPLLGPPPKKLKPSSLQVLRFSSGEVMSFPIEPMKDVGCEFCGELFENRKGLSSHARSHLRQLGITEWSVNGSPIDTLKEIIVRRGLPSIMPLKSPKSPSSSPSPGLPRPTLQSSSPPGNVLGRLPFHFAQTPSHDQPSTRKMSPSTSTASSSPIVELVKPKPEPEIVEVTMKGSDMGINESYNQEPLHSSLNTSDNVYPVNLVMTQEKEPSRDIRCEFCGEFFENRKGLSSHARSHLRHMGITEWSVNGSPIDTLWEVMRRQGTTPASVALGIKEEPGQDGGISLNSPSYQSSALSRKSPLNLLHSGSRLHKHGLGSVALSSTSPVGKIFGVSSLKKKVMVEEGQPGEKALLIQSKNFSPPPQDYSFKGKASVEKHGVGHMDASCELCGFYFENRKALASHARAHLRQFGVTEWCVNGSPIETLSAWIRSRPQKAAEMQQSYAQGARYAQKKRCSSVLPPSCDSDPTTPVSQKPSVAKWASLTLPQKRAIGRDVNSCSWGLSSRGTDAKSRSGSSTQHSLIPQPGGHHSNNALPHAQVAHSELNVRLPRGFERRPLKHPSHAEGGEGESGPPKPRSSTVPALVPKPPSTPLVRLVGKIYSLKCRFCDVEFHGPLSVQEDWIRHLQQHILNLNYNKTASPANDTPAQSDTPDPKPLVSAATSTSTTTTAPTTTPSTPSPKPTATPTSASTPTPAPNQASAGRPATAEPIPSPAN is encoded by the exons ATGGAGCCTGAGGATGATCTCTCAACCAGGGACCCCCAAGATCTGATGTCCAGTCAAGGGCTACTGCCTTCAACGTCCACCTCCTTGCTCAACTGCTCCTTCCTG GGGGGGTTATTGCATTGCGATGACATGGAGAAGGGTGATGGAAATGGAGATTCGGACAGTCCAAAATGCTTTTTCCCCACACTGGAGCATTGTGGTAAAGTACAGAGAAGTCCACGATCTTCGGCCTTTCCCTCATCTCTTACATGGGACTCGGACTCAGAGAAAGAAACCTTGGATG AGGAAGAACTTCAGCACTTTTCTAACCCTCATGGTCTGGCTGCTCACAGCCCCGGCAGTCCCACCTCTGGACAACAAGAAGACAG ATTTGACATTGATTCGTGCCAAGAACCTCTGGAAACcaagcatttatttattgagaagaTCCCACTTGCCCCCCTGGGGCTGGAGAATCAAGGAGATGTTACACACAAGGAGCCGAAAACTACAGATTCCAGCCTACCGAAACGTAcagctaaat TGGAACAAGACAAAGTGAGCCATCTACCAGATACTACACCAAAAGAGAGATGccaaaaaaagaaatatgaacgGAAAATGCTTAATAGTAGAGGGCAGGAAGAGAAGAACACCAAAGAGCCTGATGTATACACTTTCCCAGGAGACTCTGAGCCAGAGAGTCCACCGCCTGGACCTTGGGCACATTGCACCTTCATCCAGCGTCGAAGAAAGAAGAGGGTCATATTGAGGCCTTTCTCTGGCTTAGACACTTGGCAACGCACAACAGGAACCGGCAGAAGAACCAGAGGAAAACCCTCAGGAGCAAAGGAGCGTAAGAAAACCACAAAGGTTGTGGGAGGGATATTTGAATTTACAGAAGAAAAGGAGGAGAAGGTACGAGGAAGGCAGAGGTCAGTAGTAGACCACCAACTGGATGGAGGCCTCTCCCAAGATATTTTTACATGTGTAGAATGTAGCATTTACTTCAAGAAACGTGCCCATCTACGTGAACACATGCGAGAGCATGGCCAGGTTGGTAAATCTGGGAAGAAATGGCAAGGTGGAGAGAAAGACTCTTTTAGCGGACTTACtaaaaatgcttttgaatgtatTGAGTGCGGTCTGGAGTTTGTAGACAAGGTACTGCTACTAGATCATCAGCGGTGCCATGAGGAGTCACGGCAGAAAATCCTTGAAGAGATTGGAAAATTAAACGAGGGGGACAAGCGGATGGCAGAGCAAGCCAGTTGCAGTAAGGCATCGGCGCCAGTCATCCAAGAGTCAACTGAGGTCAGCCAATTTGTGTGTCTTAAGTGCAACTTTAGCTCTGATTTGCCTGAAGAGCTTGCTGAGCATGCCAAGACGCACAACACCCGAAGAAGGGCTGGTGTCTCTCGGACCTCACCCCGCTTTCAACAGAAGTCCTGCAAGAAAGGACAAGTTCAGTCCTCTGCAGATGATCCGTCAGCTCTTGCCACGCCACCTCTCAACAAGAGGTACCCCATCCGAGCATCCAAAAAGTCTAAAGAAGCACAGCCTGAAACAGGTGGACAGAGTCCACAGGTGGACTCTAGTTCAATTTCTTGTCAAAGTTCTTCTGCAACCCCAGGAGAGGCCACAGACCAACCTGATAACGCAACTCTGCTTGAAAATACAGACCCAGCGGAGGAGTTGAGACAAACAGAAGAGCCCAGGACAACTGTGGCTAATCCTGTGGAAGAGAATGTTCCACAATCTCAGCATCTCATGTCGTCTCTGCCCAATCCAAAGGCTGCTCCACGGCGTAAGGATGTGGCATTCAAGAGCTTAGGGAATAAACGCTCAGGCCGGGGCGGAAGAGGTAAACCGGGGCGCACAAGAGCGAGTACAAGACTGGATTCCAAGTCCACCACTACTCCTGTTATGACAAAACAAGTGAAAATCTTAAACCAGACCGAAGATAAAAGCCAGAAAGAAGACATTCCAACACCAGAACCGGAAATTGATCCAAAACAAGACTCCAAAACAG GGACGGAGCCATTTGCCAATGCTCCAGATATCAAAGCCAACTCCTCCTCGCCAAAGAAGAACAGCAAAAAGCTTGAAGCACAAGAGGAGGAACACAAACTCAAAGAAGACAAATCTGATAGTCAGGAAAAGAGTGGAGAAAACACACGTGTTGCTGCAAAACTGgagaatgatgatgatgataatgatgatgatgatgatattgATGAAGATGACGAAGATGAAGAGGACGTTGTTAGTCGTCTCATTGGTGCATTAACTGAGGAAGACGATGAAGATGATGATAGAGATGGGTTGTTGAAGAGTGTGGAAAGAAAATGCCCTTATTGCCCAGATCGATTTCATAATGGCATTGGACTGGCCAATCATGTTAGGGGTCACTTGAACAGAGTGGGTGTCAGTTACAATGTCAGGCACTTTATCTCCCCAGAAGAGGTCAATGCCATTGAGAAGAAATTCTCCTaccagaaaaagaagaaaaaag TAGCCAACTTTGACCCGTCAACCTTCAGTGTAATGAGATGTGAGTTCTGCAGTGCAGGCTTTGACACCAGGGCTGGTCTCTCCAGTCATGCCAGAGCCCATCTCAGAGATTTTGGCATCACCAACTGGGAAGTCACGGTTTCTCCCATTAATATTCTCAGAGAGCTCTTTGCCAAGCATCCAGATCTTGTTCTACCCACTCATACGCTCCAGTCAAGTCAAGAGCAAAGCTCTGATGAAGAGCAAGAGTGCATGAAAGATATGAAGGATGAGGAGAACATGACAGGAGAACTCGCCACTCTTTCCTCTAACTCTCCAAAACGGCGCTGGAAGGAAGAGCTCAATATCAGTGAACTGGAGG GTGGGGAGGAGGCAGAGGATGGggaagaggaagaagaggaggCCCAAATGCCTATTACAGATAAATTGGCCACAAGTCAAGGAGAAAAGACCCTGTTCTCTATTGAGGAACAGAGCCCTGAATCCAAAGAGACAGACG GCTCTAACCTGTTAAAATGTGAGTTTTGTGGTGCTACCTTTGAGACTCGTCGTGGTTTGTCTAGCCATGCCCGTTCTCACTTACGCCAGCTCGGCATCGGCATGTCGGAGAACAGTGGCGCGCCCATTGATCTCCTCTACCAGATCACTAAGGAACGCTCCAGTGATGCACACTTTACTGGCACCTCCCCTACTGCGGAATCACCTAAGAAGCCCCAGCACCATGTCCCTATTGTTCCAATACCTAGCCCTACAAAAGATGTTGAAACTGAAGAAGGACTGCTGGACACCAAGCCCCCTGTCCCGTTCTCTATTGCAGGCTCCGCTATTAAAGTTTCCTCTTCCCCAAATACTCACTCTGTAGCTGGCTCTCTGCCTTCCTCTCCATTTGTAAAGTCTCGGTCCCCTTCCCCAGTGCTGAGAAAGGCTCCCATCTCTTCCCTACTACCTGTGTCTTCCCCACTGCGATCCCAGGAGCATAAGACCTTAGGAAAGAACCAGTCTACAAACCTCTCCAGTCCGAACAAACCATTCTGGGCACCGCAAGAGACAGATGCCCCATTGAATCTTA CAATGGACATGGACTCTAAAGACATCATTTGCCAGTTGTGTGGTGCATGGTTTGAAACAAGAAAAGGCCTCTCGAGTCATGCTCGTGCCCATTTGCGGCATTTTGGGATTGAGTACTCGGAGTCCAAGGGCTCCCCCATTGATTTACTCAACCGGTTCATCTTGACTGATGACTTTAAGCACAGAGCAAATTCTTTTCTCTCAGATGGTGCAGAGGACCTGAGGTCTAAGAAGACCAGCATGACTTCCCTTCTACCCTCCACTTCCACTTCTCCTAAGAGATCTCTTCCCTCCAGCCCTGTCCTATATAAAACGGCAACTTCTTCTTTGAGGACAACAGTTGGCTCCAAAGCTACCTCCTCTTCTACCCACCCCTTATTGGGTCCACCCCCAAAAAAGCTGAAACCCTCCTCTTTACAGGTCCTTCGTTTCAGTAGTGGGGAAGTGATGTCCTTTCCTATAG AGCCAATGAAAGACGTGGGCTGTGAATTCTGTGGAGAACTTTTTGAGAACCGCAAAGGACTCTCCAGTCATGCTCGCTCCCATCTGCGCCAACTTGGGATCACTGAATGGTCTGTGAATGGCTCACCTATTGACACGCTAAAAGAGATTATAGTCCGTCGAGGCCTACCGTCCATCATGCCTCTGAAGTCCCCCAAATCCCCCTCTTCTTCTCCGAGCCCAGGACTGCCTCGGCCCACACTCCAGTCCTCTTCTCCACCAGGGAATGTGCTTGGGCGTCTGCCTTTCCACTTTGCCCAAACACCAAGCCATGACCAGCCTTCTACCCGCAAAATGTCTCCGTCGACATCTACTGCCAGTTCTTCCCCAATTGTAGAGCTGGTTAAACCAAAACCAGAGCCTGAAATTGTAGAGGTTACCATGAAAGGATCAGACATGGGAATAAATGAAAGCTACAACCAAGAGCCACTACATTCCAGTTTAAACACTTCAGACAATGTTTATCCAGTCAACTTGg TTATGACTCAGGAGAAGGAACCTTCCCGTGATATTCGCTGTGAGTTCTGTGGCGAATTCTTCGAAAACCGCAAAGGCCTCTCAAGCCACGCACGTTCACACTTGAGGCATATGGGTATCACAGAGTGGTCTGTGAATGGCTCACCTATTGACACGCTGTGGGAAGTCATGAGGAGGCAAGGCACTACCCCTGCATCTGTTGCCTTGGGCATAAAGGAGGAACCGGGACAGGATGGTGGAATTTCATTGAACAGTCCAAGTTATCAGTCCTCTGCCCTGTCCCGCAAGTCACCTCTTAACCTGCTCCACTCTGGGTCGCGCCTCCATAAGCATGGGCTGGGAAGTGTTGCCTTATCCTCCACCTCACCTGTAGGGAAGATTTTTGGAGTGTCTTCACTGAAGAAGAAGGTGATGGTAGAGGAGGGACAGCCAGGAGAAAAAGCACTACTTATCCAATCTAAAAACTTCTCGCCACCCCCACAGGACTATTCCTTTAAGGGTAAAGCCTCAGTGGAGAAGCATGGGGTAGGCCACATGG aTGCCAGTTGTGAACTCTGTGGATTCTACTTTGAGAACCGGAAGGCACTGGCCAGTCACGCTCGAGCACATTTACGACAGTTTGGCGTGACGGAGTGGTGTGTAAATGGTTCGCCTATCGAGACGCTGAGTGCCTGGATACGCAGCCGTCCACAGAAGGCAGCAGAGATGCAGCAAAGTTATGCACAAGGAGCTCGCTATGCCCAAAAGAAA AGATGCAGTTCCGTTCTCCCACCGTCCTGCGACTCTGACCCTACAACTCCTGTTTCCCAAAAGCCCTCTGTGGCCAAATGGGCATCTCTCACTTTGCCTCAAAAGAGAGCAATTGGACGAGATGTCAACAGTTGTTCCTGGGGGTTGTCATCACGGGGAACAGACGCAAAAAGCAGGAGTGGAAGTTCCACTCAGCATAGCCTTATTCCACAGCCTGGCGGTCATCATTCCAATAATGCACTACCACATGCGCAGGTGGCGCATAGTGAACTCAACGTGCGTTTACCACGAG GATTTGAGAGACGGCCACTTAAACACCCGTCACATGCTGAAGGAGGCGAGGGAGAAAGTGGCCCGCCGAAACCTCGCTCCAGTACCGTTCCTGCCCTTGTGCCAAAGCCCCCCTCCACCCCACTGGTTAGACTTGTGGGTAAAATTTACTCACTCAAGTGCCG GTTCTGTGACGTGGAGTTCCACGGCCCTCTCTCGGTACAGGAGGACTGGATCAGGCACCTCCAGCAGCACATCCTCAATCTTAACTACAACAAGACTGCATCGCCCGCAAACGACACTCCCGCCCAAAGTGACACTCCTGATCCCAAGCCCCTAGTCTCAGCTGCTACCTCCACTTCCACTACGACCACAGCTCCCACCACGACCCCATCCACGCCCTCCCCAAAGCCCACAGCTACGCCTACATCGGCCTCCACACCTACACCTGCTCCCAACCAAGCCTCAGCAGGGCGCCCTGCCACAGCAGAGCCAATTCCTTCTCCTGCTAATTAG
- the LOC141332388 gene encoding N-acetylmuramoyl-L-alanine amidase-like, whose amino-acid sequence MGWHLRLLLSLLVVLAAEATTTKHMRDFIRAVESIEAANPGLQMLDMVKGVRKVAGVETDLTRRYLGDLSDAQTLVADPSVTSYISEVINHSLSQVGKEEGVVLTIDGSNVALAPMLLGLQAGLQSNIKSLYPLTLTDNLVASFLHHAHHEQSSIAFGTKGFWDSISSPMVYTLEGSPSLATDAIIIGGMDGFIIGSEVASSNIHEQSLSDLLKSYYSHQPDATGLNASPRLISQNRRKNFKQLVSFSLLKSQVVQALTVRRNLNESERQKLDDVVNRGFDKFVHVYATCPSIITRSQWGAAAYIGSPSYLPYPVEHLFIHHTYSPSQPCTTFDQCASDMQSMQYYHQNSNGWADIGYNFVAGADGNLYEGRGWDWVGAHTYGYNSISYGICYIGDYTSVLPIASAINMVRYDFTSCAINSGDLASYYNLYGHRQAESTECPGNTLYREIQNWEHWNSYLP is encoded by the exons ATGGGTTGGCACTTGCGCTTGCTTCTTTCTTTGCTTGTGGTGCTTGCTGCTGAAG CCACCACCACAAAGCACATGAGGGACTTCATCAGAGCTGTGGAGAGTATCGAAGCTGCGAATCCAGGACTTCAGATGCTCGACATGGTGAAAGGTGTACGTAAGGTTGCTGGCGTTGAAACAGACCTCACCAGGCGTTATCTCGGCGACCTCAGTGATGCACAAACCCTTGTGGCAGATCCATCAGTCACTTCCTACATAAGCGAGGTCATTAATCACAGCCTTTCTCAGGTGGGTAAGGAGGAAGGTGTGGTTCTCACCATAGATGGTTCAAATGTGGCGTTGGCCCCAATGCTCCTCGGTCTTCAGGCTGGGCTGCAGTCCAACATCAAAAGCCTTTACCCTTTAACTCTGACCGACAACCTGGTTGCCTCATTTCTACATCATGCCCACCATGAGCAATCCAGCATTGCTTTTGGCACCAAAGGTTTCTGGGATAGCATTTCGTCCCCAATGGTCTACACTCTCGAGGGTTCGCCCTCATTGGCCACAGACGCCATAATAATCGGCGGTATGGACGGGTTCATTATCGGGTCAGAAGTTGCTTCATCTAACATTCATGAGCAATCACTGAGTGACTTGTTGAAGAGTTACTACAGCCACCAGCCTGACGCCACAGGGTTAAACGCATCTCCTCGTCTGATCAGCCAAAACCGAAGAAAGAACTTCAAACAGCTTGTCAGCTTCTCTTTGCTGAAAAGCCAAGTGGTCCAGGCTCTGACTGTTCGCCGCAACTTAAACGAGTCTGAGAGGCAGAAGCTGGATGATGTTGTGAACCGCGGGTTTGACAAATTTGTCCATGTCTATGCAA CTTGTCCCAGCATCATTACAAGGTCTCAGTGGGGCGCTGCAGCTTATATTGGTTCCCCCTCATATCTGCCTTATCCTGTGGAGCACCTTTTCATCCACCACACATATTCACCTTCCCAGCCCTGCACCACCTTTGATCAATGTGCCAGTGACATGCAGTCCATGCAGTATTACCACCAGAACAGCAATGGATGGGCTGACATTGGATACAA TTTTGTTGCAGGTGCTGATGGAAACCTGTATGAAGGCCGTGGCTGGGACTGGGTCGGTGCCCATACTTATGGGTACAACTCTATAAGCTATGGCATCTGCTACATTGGAGATTATACCTCCGTCCTCCCCATTGCGAGTGCAATAAACATGGTGCGGTACGACTTCACAAGCTGCGCTATAAATTCAGGCGATCTGGCCTCATATTACAACTTATACGGACACAGGCAAGCTGAGTCCACAGAATGCCCAGGAAACACCCTCTACCGTGAAATCCAGAACTGGGAGCATTGGAAT AGTTATTTGCCTTGA